The Patescibacteria group bacterium genome contains the following window.
ATCATATTCCTGAGAAAATATTTTTGAAATTGGAATAATTAAAACAATCAAAAATATAAAGCTCAAAATTATTAAATTTATAAATTTATTTGATTTCATAATAGTAAAAATTATTTATTTTTATATTTTTATTATAACAGATTATCAAAAGACAGACCAACAGACCAATTGTGTATAAAATTAAAATTTATAAGAAAAAAGAACGTTCCTCCAAACGTTCTTTTGTTTATTTATTTGTTTTTTGATTATTATTTTTTTCCGTGACCAATATTGTTGTCTATTGGAATTCCTTGAGCACAAAATGGACAACTCTTCTCTTCCCAAGTTTCAATATCTATCTCACATAGAGATACAAATTGAGGAACACCGAGTGTCTCTGCGGTCACTTTACCATGACTTCTATCTGCTATACAACAGACACAAACCACATTTCCATTTGCTTTTCGAATAGCATCTATTGTCTTTGAGACAGAACTACCGGTGGTAATAATATCTTCTATAACAAAGATTTTTTTACCAATAACTGCTTTTTCATAGCCTCTTTTTAAGGCCATGCTATCACTATCTTTTTCTGTATAAACAGAAAATATTTCTATCCCCGAGTTTTTGGAAAAAGCCATAGCTAATACCTTGGCAAGTATAGCACCGCCCATAGCTGGCCCAGCAATGATATCAAAATTACAAAATCCAAGAGATGAAAATTTGTGAACTATAATATCAATTAGCTTCTTCAGCTCAGTATCTGTCATTATCAAAGCATCTTTATTCACATACCACTCACTATGCCTTCCTGAATTGAGTCTGAAATGACCCTGCAAAATAGCATTAGCCTTTGAAAGTATTTCTTGTACATCATTCATCGTTCTTCTCCTATTCGTGTTGCATATTGTGTTCAGAAAAGTATCTCTGAACTTTTTCAATAGTCATACGGATGCTTTTTTCTGCAGTAATTCCTTTTTCAGGATTACCTTTTGTCAATTGAGCACCCATTACCACAAAATCAGCGCCATTTAGAAGTGCATCGTAGACACCAGTATAGCGCTGTTGTTGTCCGGCATCACCATTGCTTACCATCCACTCGTCACGAATTCCTGGAACGATAAATTTTGGACTTAGAATACTGGCATCGTTCAAAGATTTTTTGACAAAATTTACCTCGAACGGGGAGCAAACAACTCCATCAAATGGTAATGAAATGTACTTATCTTTTTGTTTACACCATCCGATAATATCAAAAAGATCAGTAACAATCTTTACTCCGGGACTGTCATTATAACGAAATTTACATTCCTCCTCACTGATATCAGTAAGAAGCGACACTAAGACTATTTTAGCGTCAGGAAGCATTTTTTTTGCCATACAAATACCATCAACACTACAAGAGGTGCTTATGGTAACAATACCTATCCTGGATCCAAAAAGAACATAGTGAGCCAAGGTATTTTTGATAGTACCGACAGTGTCTGCCAACTTCAAATCCAAAAAAATCTTGACATCTTGCATACCATTTTGGTCAAGAGCGGATATTGTCTTACCGAGTAGACTGCTTCCACCCTCACTATGAAGAGCGTCATTTACCTTGATATAGGCAATGAGGTCTTTTACGCCAGGAATTGAAATAATTTCCTTCATCGTGAATATGAGAGAACTTATCCTTGAAAAGCGGTCAAGCGATAAAATGATAACCTTTTCCATGGTTACCTCCTTTTATATTTTGTTCAAATTAATCACATATTACGAAAAAAAGGTGACATAGTCAACCTTTTTTGAAAATTATATAAATAAAATAATCAAATAACCAATCCCCCACCCTATTCATAGGGTGAGGTAAGGGAATTAATCCCATGAGATATGTAAATTTTAATGTATTGTTATTTTAATACTATATGAATCTAAACGAAAAAAGGTTATATTAATAAGACTATCTCACGGGATTCATCGGACGCAACGAACATAGAAGCTAGTGCCCTTATTGTCGAAGCCGGTACTGCCAACATAGACACTGGCGTTCCAAGCGAAGTTGGGATTGAAAAGAGATGCAGTAGAAGACCAATAGTGGCCACTGACTGTTTCTGGAAAAATAGTTGTATCAATAGCTGGATTTACTTTGCTATAATCTACTATTGATAATAGCTCTCTTATATTTGGTAGTCTCCAATTAGTGTATCCGTCAGTTGTATCATCTTCGCAAATAGCTATTGCCTGAGCAAAAGTATGTGTTGTAGCAGAACCAGTTTCACAATTATCACCACTTAGTCCTTCACTACATTTTTTCCACATTAAACCAGTTGAATTATCTAGTACAGTATTAGTTGTTGTGGTGTAGCTCATTTCTTGACCTACTACATCACTATATGCACCATCTTGACCTGTACCAGCGCAAGAAATTTCATCCCCTGTACTACCACTTGGATCATAACAAAGCGTCTGACCTGTTTTTAGTGGTTGCGATGGACTTGATGTTCCTGTTACTCCAAATATATTTATACCTGATAAAATATTGCTTGATGATAAGTCTGTGTCTCCAAGTACAGTTCCACTTCCATTGTGATACCCTGCTGTAATTGTTTGTGCTGTTGTGCTTGGTGTAATTGTTACTGCACCTCTACTTATTATTGTTCCAGTTACACCCATATAATCTGCAGTTGTAAGCATTTTATTTGCATCAATAGTTGGTATTGCTTCATATATTTCTTTTAGTGTATGAAATGTAGATGTTGGTGTGGCTGATAATGTAAGATCGTGATCTCCCTCATCTGCAGATGTTGTATTATCTATTAGCTTATTATATACATCTCCTAGTGTATAGAATGTTGGTAATATACTTGTACCACTCGGAAATAGATCTCCTGCCTTTGTAATACTAAATGTAATTAGTATTACTAGTACTGCAAATGAAATGTTTTTTAAGATGTTTTTTGTTTTCATAAATTT
Protein-coding sequences here:
- a CDS encoding phosphoribosyltransferase family protein, with protein sequence MNDVQEILSKANAILQGHFRLNSGRHSEWYVNKDALIMTDTELKKLIDIIVHKFSSLGFCNFDIIAGPAMGGAILAKVLAMAFSKNSGIEIFSVYTEKDSDSMALKRGYEKAVIGKKIFVIEDIITTGSSVSKTIDAIRKANGNVVCVCCIADRSHGKVTAETLGVPQFVSLCEIDIETWEEKSCPFCAQGIPIDNNIGHGKK
- a CDS encoding orotidine 5'-phosphate decarboxylase → MKEIISIPGVKDLIAYIKVNDALHSEGGSSLLGKTISALDQNGMQDVKIFLDLKLADTVGTIKNTLAHYVLFGSRIGIVTISTSCSVDGICMAKKMLPDAKIVLVSLLTDISEEECKFRYNDSPGVKIVTDLFDIIGWCKQKDKYISLPFDGVVCSPFEVNFVKKSLNDASILSPKFIVPGIRDEWMVSNGDAGQQQRYTGVYDALLNGADFVVMGAQLTKGNPEKGITAEKSIRMTIEKVQRYFSEHNMQHE
- a CDS encoding DUF1566 domain-containing protein, with the protein product MKTKNILKNISFAVLVILITFSITKAGDLFPSGTSILPTFYTLGDVYNKLIDNTTSADEGDHDLTLSATPTSTFHTLKEIYEAIPTIDANKMLTTADYMGVTGTIISRGAVTITPSTTAQTITAGYHNGSGTVLGDTDLSSSNILSGINIFGVTGTSSPSQPLKTGQTLCYDPSGSTGDEISCAGTGQDGAYSDVVGQEMSYTTTTNTVLDNSTGLMWKKCSEGLSGDNCETGSATTHTFAQAIAICEDDTTDGYTNWRLPNIRELLSIVDYSKVNPAIDTTIFPETVSGHYWSSTASLFNPNFAWNASVYVGSTGFDNKGTSFYVRCVR